The Thermosynechococcus sp. genome has a segment encoding these proteins:
- the nrdJ gene encoding ribonucleoside-triphosphate reductase, adenosylcobalamin-dependent: MVQNPPRPQTSFPTTAPTAYPVFYRTYSRQNEAGERESWQQVCDRTLKGLQEVGHLTEAEVALLREMQQELKALPSGRWLWVGGTDWVRQPENFSGAYNCTSTNVVDWDSFGLMMDLAMQGCGTGAILEPKYISQLPPICNRLEVTVVGNIGQTPREARQEHTTVTLSGQTCQIKVGDSRQGWVKSYQTLLELASNPHLGGSVQVTIDISDVRPTGERLKGFGGVANPVKLPELYHRCAALLNAAVGRQLTAVECCLLIDEAAVVVVAGNVRRSAGMRQGASDDEAFAQAKQNLWQQDEQGNWRIDPKRDALRMANHTRVFHRKPSLEECINAVRSQFYSGEGAIQWAGEAIARANADLLTTPHLKQAFLRAYENQQGDAFLQKLLPAMDQRELAHRLGRYGLNPCGEIIGADFHCNLAEIHLNQIDPADTATQEKAFKAGALSVAALLNHRFVVERYQYSRAVDPIVGVSFTGLFDFFVHAFGVPWLQWWAAGRPDTPQGREFKAQEAAFLQRWRRIVHETVWEYCDRHGLKRPNRCTTVQPSGTKSLLTGASPGWHPPKAQRFIRRITFRKGDPVAMACYDYGYNVIPSQSDKDETGKLLDDPFDPRCTEWLVEIPVAVSWADLAGADTIDISQFSALAQFDFYMQVQQHYTTHNTSATIELREAEVEPLATAIYTAIQQDQGYISAALLARFDAHETFPRLPFEPISKERYEQEVAAVARRKRVHDFHEALSRYSQPLTEAGPAGCDSDKCLMS; encoded by the coding sequence ATGGTGCAAAATCCTCCCCGTCCCCAAACCAGCTTCCCCACGACAGCCCCCACAGCCTATCCCGTGTTTTACCGTACCTACAGCCGCCAAAATGAAGCGGGCGAGCGGGAGAGTTGGCAACAGGTGTGCGATCGCACCCTCAAAGGCCTACAGGAAGTGGGACACCTCACCGAAGCAGAAGTGGCACTGCTAAGAGAAATGCAGCAGGAGCTGAAGGCACTGCCCTCTGGCCGTTGGCTGTGGGTCGGCGGCACTGATTGGGTACGCCAGCCGGAGAACTTTTCCGGTGCCTACAACTGCACCAGCACCAATGTCGTGGATTGGGACTCCTTTGGCCTCATGATGGACTTGGCCATGCAGGGCTGTGGCACGGGGGCGATTCTGGAGCCAAAATACATCTCTCAGTTACCCCCCATTTGCAATCGCCTAGAGGTCACCGTTGTCGGCAACATTGGTCAAACCCCCAGGGAAGCGCGTCAAGAGCACACCACCGTCACACTCAGCGGGCAGACCTGCCAGATTAAAGTGGGGGATAGCCGCCAAGGCTGGGTGAAGTCCTACCAAACGCTTCTTGAGCTAGCCAGTAACCCGCACCTCGGTGGTTCAGTGCAGGTAACGATTGACATAAGTGATGTGCGTCCGACAGGTGAGCGGCTCAAGGGGTTTGGGGGAGTGGCCAATCCAGTCAAGCTGCCAGAGCTCTACCATCGCTGTGCTGCTCTGTTGAATGCTGCAGTGGGTCGGCAGTTGACCGCTGTGGAGTGCTGTCTGCTGATTGATGAGGCAGCCGTTGTCGTCGTTGCAGGTAATGTGAGGCGATCGGCTGGCATGCGTCAGGGCGCTAGTGATGATGAGGCGTTTGCCCAGGCGAAGCAAAACCTCTGGCAGCAGGATGAGCAGGGCAATTGGCGCATTGATCCCAAGCGGGATGCCCTGCGAATGGCCAACCATACCCGTGTCTTCCACAGGAAGCCTAGTCTTGAAGAATGTATCAATGCGGTGCGGAGTCAGTTCTATTCTGGGGAAGGGGCTATTCAATGGGCAGGGGAGGCGATCGCCCGCGCCAATGCCGATCTTCTAACCACACCCCATCTAAAGCAGGCTTTTCTGCGTGCCTATGAAAATCAACAGGGGGACGCCTTTTTGCAGAAGCTGTTGCCTGCCATGGATCAGCGGGAGCTTGCCCACCGCCTGGGTCGCTATGGCCTCAATCCCTGTGGGGAAATTATTGGTGCGGATTTTCACTGTAACCTGGCGGAAATTCACCTCAATCAGATTGATCCAGCGGATACAGCCACCCAAGAAAAAGCGTTCAAAGCCGGCGCCCTCTCCGTTGCCGCCCTGTTAAACCATCGGTTTGTGGTTGAGCGCTATCAATACTCCCGTGCCGTTGATCCCATTGTGGGCGTCAGCTTTACGGGACTCTTCGATTTCTTTGTCCATGCCTTTGGTGTGCCTTGGCTCCAATGGTGGGCCGCAGGGCGTCCCGATACACCCCAAGGGCGGGAGTTCAAGGCCCAAGAAGCAGCCTTCCTCCAACGCTGGCGGCGGATTGTCCATGAAACCGTTTGGGAGTATTGCGATCGCCATGGCCTCAAGCGCCCCAACCGTTGTACCACTGTCCAACCCTCCGGTACTAAATCCCTGCTGACGGGTGCCTCCCCCGGTTGGCATCCCCCCAAGGCCCAACGCTTTATTCGGCGGATTACCTTCCGCAAGGGCGACCCAGTAGCGATGGCTTGCTATGACTATGGCTACAATGTCATTCCCTCCCAGTCCGATAAGGATGAGACGGGTAAGCTTCTGGATGATCCCTTTGATCCGCGGTGTACCGAGTGGCTGGTCGAAATTCCCGTTGCTGTCTCTTGGGCAGATCTGGCGGGGGCAGACACGATTGATATTAGCCAGTTTTCCGCTTTAGCGCAGTTTGACTTCTATATGCAGGTGCAGCAACATTACACCACCCACAACACCAGTGCCACCATTGAGCTACGGGAAGCTGAAGTGGAACCCCTTGCCACAGCAATTTACACGGCGATTCAGCAGGATCAAGGGTATATTTCTGCGGCCCTCTTGGCACGCTTTGATGCCCATGAAACATTCCCCCGGCTGCCCTTTGAACCCATTAGCAAAGAACGCTATGAGCAGGAAGTTGCGGCAGTTGCTCGGCGCAAGCGGGTCCATGATTTCCATGAAGCCCTATCGCGCTATAGCCAACCCCTGACGGAGGCAGGGCCAGCCGGCTGTGACTCCGATAAGTGTCTGATGTCCTAA
- a CDS encoding serine/threonine-protein kinase has translation MSYCLNPNCTKPDNPDDVDVCQACGSKLLLNDQYKAIKVLGRGGFGATFLAIDTRLPGNPTCVIKQLRPAATAPHIIAMARELFLREATTLGKVGNHPQLPRLLGYFENENEFYLIQEYVGGLTLQQEVKRFGPKSEEEVKQVLQEVLPILDYLHQNSVIHRDIKPANLIRRDLDNRLVLIDFGAVKDKVTQAMVENAPELSTFTSFAVGTPMYAPPEQMAMRPVYASDIYALGVTCVYLLTAKSPKEIERDPRTGEWHWQRYVKNISPEFAALLNKMLQDAVKDRYQTAMDVLADLQLLESKQAAGGAAPTVAAEDDDLSNALSTPPTQNRSRVPGAPKRSSYASSVSQNAQAARVRQSKMTGTQLGGPPVVGTGPGQHLRAKVTPRMTAAQVLTAYKRGERDFMDVDLSNVVLRNADLAGANFANANFTNADLKGCILANAVLREANFQGANLNDANLCGAYLVQANFERANLKGAKLLDASISGANFTGADISGADFSMVSGFVQGQLDHAKKNWFTKLPK, from the coding sequence ATGAGTTATTGCCTAAATCCGAACTGTACCAAACCAGACAACCCTGACGATGTCGATGTTTGCCAAGCCTGCGGCAGCAAACTTCTACTCAATGATCAATACAAGGCAATTAAAGTTCTAGGGCGAGGGGGGTTCGGTGCTACCTTTTTGGCCATTGATACGCGACTGCCGGGCAATCCCACCTGTGTGATTAAACAGTTGCGACCCGCCGCCACAGCTCCCCACATCATAGCGATGGCGCGGGAGCTTTTTTTGCGGGAAGCCACAACCTTGGGTAAAGTTGGCAATCACCCACAATTGCCTCGGCTGCTCGGCTACTTTGAAAATGAAAATGAATTTTACCTGATCCAAGAATACGTGGGTGGCCTTACCCTGCAACAGGAGGTCAAGCGCTTTGGGCCCAAAAGCGAAGAAGAGGTAAAGCAGGTTTTGCAGGAAGTGCTGCCCATCCTTGATTACCTACACCAAAATAGTGTCATTCACCGCGACATTAAGCCGGCTAATCTCATCCGCCGTGATCTTGATAACAGGTTGGTGCTGATTGACTTTGGTGCCGTGAAAGACAAAGTCACGCAGGCCATGGTGGAAAATGCCCCGGAGCTATCCACATTTACCAGCTTCGCCGTGGGAACCCCCATGTATGCGCCGCCAGAGCAAATGGCCATGCGTCCGGTCTATGCCAGTGACATTTATGCCCTTGGGGTCACCTGTGTCTATTTACTGACCGCTAAATCCCCCAAGGAAATTGAACGGGATCCGCGCACCGGCGAATGGCATTGGCAGCGCTACGTCAAGAATATTTCCCCTGAGTTTGCTGCTCTCCTCAACAAAATGCTCCAGGATGCGGTTAAAGATCGCTACCAAACCGCCATGGATGTCCTTGCGGATCTGCAACTACTTGAGTCCAAACAAGCAGCTGGTGGGGCTGCTCCTACTGTTGCCGCAGAGGATGATGACCTCAGCAATGCCCTTTCGACCCCGCCGACCCAAAACCGTTCCCGTGTTCCTGGAGCACCTAAGCGCTCCAGTTATGCCTCATCGGTGAGTCAAAATGCCCAAGCGGCGCGAGTGCGCCAATCAAAGATGACAGGGACCCAATTGGGAGGCCCACCCGTTGTCGGAACTGGTCCCGGTCAACACCTCCGCGCCAAAGTCACACCACGGATGACAGCGGCACAGGTGCTCACAGCCTATAAACGGGGAGAGCGAGATTTTATGGATGTCGATCTCTCCAATGTTGTCCTCCGCAATGCGGATCTGGCGGGGGCTAACTTTGCCAACGCCAATTTTACCAATGCAGATTTGAAAGGCTGTATTCTTGCCAATGCTGTATTGCGGGAAGCCAATTTTCAGGGAGCTAACCTGAATGATGCCAATCTCTGCGGTGCCTATCTGGTGCAAGCCAACTTTGAGAGGGCAAATTTGAAGGGGGCAAAACTACTGGATGCCTCGATCTCAGGAGCAAACTTTACCGGTGCCGACATTTCTGGAGCAGACTTTAGTATGGTCTCGGGATTCGTTCAAGGTCAGCTCGATCACGCCAAGAAGAACTGGTTTACAAAGTTGCCTAAATAG
- the yqeK gene encoding bis(5'-nucleosyl)-tetraphosphatase (symmetrical) YqeK, with product MTPLVTASPKDSLCDRQQVLAWLAANVPAPRLQHILRVETMAAELALHHGLDVDRAAWAGLLHDLAKYFPPERLLSMAREAGLPITEVDEADPHLLHADISALVARQQFGVTDEQVLAAIANHTLGQAGMDALSCVVFLADSLEPGRGQTVELEELRKVAHQNLQEAVWRVCDRTLLWLIDQHRLIHPRMLLTRNWAMQVAPAKPKKSERTATAKVERHC from the coding sequence ATGACCCCGCTTGTGACAGCTAGTCCTAAGGACTCCTTGTGCGATCGCCAGCAGGTTTTGGCCTGGCTAGCGGCAAATGTACCTGCGCCACGACTACAGCACATCCTGAGGGTGGAAACAATGGCGGCGGAGCTAGCTCTACACCATGGCTTGGATGTGGATCGCGCTGCTTGGGCTGGATTACTGCATGATTTGGCGAAGTACTTTCCTCCAGAGCGATTGTTAAGTATGGCACGGGAGGCGGGGCTACCCATTACAGAGGTAGACGAAGCAGATCCCCATTTGCTCCATGCCGACATCAGTGCTTTGGTGGCGCGGCAGCAATTTGGTGTGACTGATGAGCAGGTCTTAGCAGCCATCGCCAATCACACCTTGGGTCAAGCCGGCATGGATGCCTTGAGTTGTGTCGTGTTTCTTGCGGATAGCTTGGAGCCAGGGCGGGGCCAGACGGTGGAGCTCGAGGAATTGCGCAAGGTGGCTCACCAAAATTTACAGGAGGCGGTGTGGCGAGTGTGCGATCGCACGCTGTTGTGGCTGATTGATCAGCATCGCTTAATTCATCCACGCATGCTCCTCACCCGCAATTGGGCAATGCAGGTGGCACCGGCAAAGCCGAAAAAGAGCGAAAGGACAGCTACCGCCAAGGTTGAGAGGCATTGTTAA
- a CDS encoding ABC transporter permease, translating to MSTAAATAVPSIFSGEFVQETLALTRRLFIQLQRRPSTLVAGVVQPLIWLVLFGALFQNVPQGLFGESTSYGQFLCAGIIVFTAFSGALNAGLPVMFDREFGFLNRLLVAPLASRFSIVLASALFITTLSLIQVGAIASLGALLGTGLPNLAGIGVVLATVLILVFGVTALSLGLTFALPGHIELLAVIFVINLPLLFASTALVPLSFMPRWLQWIASLNPLSLAIEPIRYVYLHPDWRLSDVVMVAPWGSLSLGAALLILLTVALGMSLLIQPLLRRRLA from the coding sequence ATGAGCACCGCTGCAGCAACGGCTGTTCCCAGTATTTTCTCAGGTGAATTTGTTCAGGAAACACTGGCTTTAACCCGTCGCCTGTTTATCCAACTGCAACGGCGCCCTTCCACACTGGTGGCGGGGGTGGTACAACCCTTGATTTGGCTGGTCCTCTTTGGTGCCCTCTTCCAAAATGTGCCGCAGGGCCTCTTTGGCGAGAGCACGAGTTATGGTCAGTTTCTTTGCGCTGGCATTATTGTCTTTACGGCCTTTAGTGGTGCCCTCAATGCGGGGTTGCCGGTGATGTTTGACCGTGAATTTGGGTTTTTGAATCGGCTGTTGGTGGCACCGTTGGCTTCGCGGTTTTCAATTGTTCTCGCCTCGGCGTTGTTTATTACCACCCTAAGTCTGATTCAGGTGGGGGCGATCGCCAGCTTGGGGGCACTCCTAGGAACGGGGCTACCCAATTTAGCGGGTATTGGGGTTGTCTTGGCAACGGTGCTGATTTTGGTTTTCGGCGTAACGGCCTTGAGCCTCGGTCTTACCTTTGCCTTGCCGGGGCACATCGAATTGTTGGCCGTTATTTTTGTCATCAACCTACCGTTACTCTTTGCCAGTACCGCCTTGGTGCCCCTGTCGTTTATGCCTCGCTGGTTGCAGTGGATTGCTAGCCTCAACCCCCTCAGTTTGGCCATTGAACCAATTCGCTATGTCTATCTGCACCCCGATTGGCGGTTGAGCGATGTGGTGATGGTGGCTCCTTGGGGGTCACTGAGCTTGGGAGCGGCACTGCTAATCCTTTTGACTGTCGCCCTAGGAATGAGCCTACTGATCCAACCGCTATTACGGCGCCGCTTGGCCTAG
- a CDS encoding caspase family protein produces the protein MRLSRRSFLYGAAALTLMPWVWQTAGGSWADSLRPWRVLLIGINHYPQLAGVPPLAGCLTDVQLVKNLLLDGWGLADGDITLLTEQAATLDAVQETLGVLERSGQPLLVYFSGYGTLWQQQPALVLADATRAGEGILPLAELLRTKGVQVWLDTRFSPPPIEGEMLRWRFVPLHPGETRGIGQVPKDHLLWADLGVETHLNGVPMGLFTASFSHYLAALGGDRPLATSLMYTADELRWQTGAEMRLVSDGLAANLTLSPGFDGVVQAIGRDRSLQIWCGGLSPWLLTYCHPHSRWSTADGGTVVDMASFNGLLAQGVSSQPLQVGDRLYEQQRRLGKNLHLQVALDTNLSKIERVDAINALANEEKAAVLNSSDSLPDVVLTKSETAGSYGLEWPVGTLLEHSCSGSNEAAKAGIRRLNPLLNALLAQKWLTLTLNPTSSQVAVCTTLEQLSPTAKLLSRQSPPRSPNPLPDVLSTKLPAMNLHSPLTLAKGDTCRWSLYNYGDRPLNIVALAWDSSQGMLLLPLQTQSWQLAVAPGLNIPLYTWTLNRPCQWLKVFIISSPRPLSRFSQLSSHPNHSEPFLISGEDSLALVLGLLGDLSSEPEGNEFCLDVREWCTQGFTLRVV, from the coding sequence ATGCGGTTAAGCCGTCGTTCTTTTTTGTATGGTGCTGCGGCACTGACACTGATGCCGTGGGTTTGGCAAACGGCAGGCGGCTCCTGGGCAGACTCCCTTCGTCCGTGGCGAGTCCTCCTGATTGGCATTAACCACTATCCCCAGTTGGCCGGTGTGCCCCCCTTAGCGGGTTGTCTGACAGATGTTCAGCTAGTGAAAAACCTGTTGTTAGACGGGTGGGGGCTGGCGGACGGTGACATTACACTCCTGACGGAACAGGCGGCAACCCTGGATGCTGTCCAAGAAACCCTAGGGGTGCTGGAGCGCTCTGGTCAGCCCCTTTTGGTTTACTTTAGTGGCTATGGCACCCTCTGGCAGCAACAACCAGCGCTGGTTTTGGCGGATGCCACAAGAGCTGGTGAGGGCATCTTACCTCTGGCTGAATTACTGCGTACCAAAGGGGTACAGGTATGGCTCGACACTCGCTTTAGCCCGCCCCCCATTGAGGGGGAGATGCTGCGTTGGCGATTTGTCCCGTTGCACCCCGGAGAGACCCGTGGCATAGGCCAAGTTCCCAAAGATCATCTCCTCTGGGCTGATTTGGGAGTAGAAACACACCTGAATGGTGTCCCTATGGGACTCTTTACTGCTAGTTTTAGCCATTATCTAGCGGCTTTGGGGGGCGATCGCCCCTTGGCAACGAGCCTGATGTACACAGCCGATGAACTGCGCTGGCAAACGGGGGCAGAAATGCGTCTGGTGAGCGACGGGTTAGCGGCGAACCTCACCCTATCCCCAGGATTTGATGGTGTAGTGCAGGCAATAGGGCGCGATCGCTCCCTACAAATCTGGTGTGGCGGCCTCAGTCCTTGGCTGTTGACCTACTGTCATCCCCACAGTCGCTGGAGCACTGCCGATGGTGGCACCGTGGTTGATATGGCGAGTTTTAATGGCCTGCTGGCCCAAGGAGTCAGCAGTCAGCCTCTGCAAGTGGGCGATCGCCTCTATGAACAACAGCGGCGTTTAGGGAAAAATCTCCATCTGCAGGTGGCCCTCGACACCAACCTCAGCAAAATTGAGCGCGTGGATGCCATCAATGCCCTGGCCAATGAAGAAAAAGCTGCCGTCCTCAACAGCAGTGACTCCCTGCCGGATGTGGTTCTCACCAAAAGTGAGACAGCGGGCAGTTATGGGCTGGAGTGGCCAGTAGGGACGTTGTTGGAACACAGTTGTAGTGGTAGCAATGAAGCCGCCAAAGCCGGTATCCGTCGCTTGAACCCCCTACTGAATGCCCTCCTGGCCCAGAAATGGCTGACCCTAACGCTCAATCCCACCTCCAGTCAGGTGGCTGTGTGTACAACTCTTGAACAACTATCGCCAACAGCAAAACTCTTGAGCCGCCAATCCCCCCCCCGCAGTCCCAATCCCCTTCCAGATGTCCTGAGCACTAAGCTGCCAGCCATGAATTTACACAGCCCCCTCACCTTGGCCAAGGGAGATACTTGCCGCTGGAGCCTCTACAACTATGGCGATCGCCCCCTCAACATTGTCGCCCTTGCCTGGGATAGCAGTCAGGGGATGCTCCTGCTGCCGCTGCAAACGCAGTCGTGGCAGTTAGCGGTTGCCCCCGGCTTGAATATTCCCCTCTATACTTGGACGCTGAATCGCCCTTGCCAATGGCTGAAGGTCTTTATCATCAGCAGCCCCCGTCCTCTGAGCCGTTTTAGTCAACTGAGTAGCCACCCCAATCATTCAGAGCCATTCCTAATTTCTGGTGAGGATAGTCTTGCCTTGGTTCTCGGTCTGCTAGGGGATCTCAGCAGTGAACCGGAAGGGAATGAGTTTTGCTTGGATGTGCGGGAGTGGTGTACCCAAGGCTTCACATTGCGGGTGGTCTAG